The nucleotide window ACGGGCGAGGTGGTGCGGCGTCTGACGACGCGGCTCAAGATGCGCCATCTGGTGCTGTTGTTGCAGATTCAGCAGCATGGCTCGCTCACGCGCGTGGCGGAGCACATGGCGACGAGCCAGCCGGCCGTGACCAGCGCGCTCGCCGAGCTGGAAAGCATGCTCGGCGGCCCGCTGTTCGACCGCACCCCACGCGGCATGACGCCCACGCCGTTGGGCGAAGTGGTGCTCGCGCGGGCGCAGGCGATGGTCCACGATCTGGACCACCTGACGCGCGACATCGAAGCCGTGATGGCTGGCCATGCCGCACGCCTGCATGTGGGCGTGATTCCCTATATTTCGGGCAAGACGCTCGCTGCCGCGATTCAGCAAACGCTCGCGCAGATGCCGCAACGGCTCACCGTCACGCTGCACGAAGGCACGAGCGAAGCGCTCATGGCGCAGTTGCGCGATCACACGCTGGACGTGGTGATCGGGCGCGCCGCCGCCAGTGTCGATCTGACGCAGGTGCAATTCGAGGTGCTGATGCACCAAATGCCCCGCGTCGTGGCCAGCCGCCGGTTGGCCGCGCGGCTGGGGCGCAGCGCCCCGGTTTGGGCACAACTCGCCGAGCTGGATTGGGTCATGGGCGCCCCCAATACGCCGATGCGCGATCAATTGGCCGACTTGTTCCTGCATGCCGGGGTGGTGCCGCCCGTGCCTGTCGTAGAGAGCTTTTCGTCCCGCCTGACGGGTGAACTGCTCGCCAGCAGCGAGCGCGCCGTGTCGCTGTTGCCGGCCGACATCGCCGAGGAACTGGTACGTGTTGCAGGCGTGGCCGTGGTGCCGTGGTCGCTCACGTGGACGTTGCCGCCCGTGGCGATGTTCACCCGCCGCGAAAACCCGCGCGAGACCCATCAACGCTTTACGCAGGCGTTGCGGGCCCAGTATCAGGCGATGACGGGATCGGTGTGAACGTGGTTCAGCGGTAGCCGGGGTAAGGCGTGGAAAGGGTTTTCCGTCGGAAAACCCGGCAAATTCGCGAAATAACCGCCTTTTGGCACGTTTGTTCGTCGATTGCGATTCGACCGTCAGCCGTAAGGTAACGGCATGAATGATGCCGCCCCCTTCGCCCAGTCGCCTCACCAGATTTTTCTCGCCCCCGCGCTGCTGCCGACGCAAGTCGGTCCGGCAGGGTTGCGTTTCGACTTCAACGACGGCGCACGGGTCGTCATCCCCGATTTCGGACAACCGTTGCCGTGGCGCGTGCGCCTCTTCGACACGCGCGACGATGCCACGCTCATCGAAACCGAGTTGTCTTCGGGGGTCGTGCGCAGCCCGGCGAAGTACTTCGTGCCGTACGGCATCACGATCTGGCTCAATAACGTCGTCGTGTTCGAACATCGCTACGACGCCCGCGATCAGGACGTGCTCGTCCAGTTCGCGGTGGCCGCCCTCGGCGATGTGCTCGGTTGGCTGCCCTATGCGCTGCGCTTCGCGCGGGAACATGGTTGCCGTCTCGCGTGTGTGGTGACACCCGCCGTCGCTTCGCTGTTTCGCGACACGTATCCCGAGGTGG belongs to Pandoraea norimbergensis and includes:
- a CDS encoding LysR family transcriptional regulator — its product is MPFDTGEVVRRLTTRLKMRHLVLLLQIQQHGSLTRVAEHMATSQPAVTSALAELESMLGGPLFDRTPRGMTPTPLGEVVLARAQAMVHDLDHLTRDIEAVMAGHAARLHVGVIPYISGKTLAAAIQQTLAQMPQRLTVTLHEGTSEALMAQLRDHTLDVVIGRAAASVDLTQVQFEVLMHQMPRVVASRRLAARLGRSAPVWAQLAELDWVMGAPNTPMRDQLADLFLHAGVVPPVPVVESFSSRLTGELLASSERAVSLLPADIAEELVRVAGVAVVPWSLTWTLPPVAMFTRRENPRETHQRFTQALRAQYQAMTGSV